The stretch of DNA GGTCCGACGATCGTTCGGCGATCGGGGCTGACGGGACGCCTTTTGGAGCCGCGGCTGCCGCCCGACCCGGCGGTGGTCATGAACACCCGTCTACAGGCCCCACAGAGGCCCGTAGAAGGCCTCAAACACCTCGGGGCGACAGAACCTCACCTCGCCCTCGCAACGCCCTAACGTGCGTCCTAGAGGCTCAGGAGGGCGCCCCCCAAAGGGGCTGCCTTACCTGGGGATCGACCACCGCACGTCGGCCCAAAGTCCGCCGCCCTGTCGAACTTCCCGCCACGACCCGCGGAGGTCGGTCCCGGAGGTGTCGTTAAAGCGTGCTCCACATATAGCGTACTTCATTCCTCCGTAGCGTCGCGTGCAGAAACGCGGAGACGCAGAGGCTAGGCAGCGAAGACTCACGCCAAGCCGCCAAGGCGCAAAGACAAAGTCGTTGAGAAATGAGCGTAGCCACAAACGATCGCAGAGCAACGCGTTCTTTGCGGCTTAGCGCCTTTGCGTGAGTCTTCAAGTCATCCAACTCTGCTGTCTCAGCGCCTCTGCGCGAGACGTGATGGCAAATTGAAGAACGCTCTAGCTACCCCTCGGTCACAAAGGTCCCCTCGACGCGATCGTCAAGCACGGTTGCGCTGCCGACAACCCGTAGCGGAACCAACTCCCAAAGTGGCGACCATCGCCCACACGAACAGACTGGCAGGCTCGGGGACTTCGCCGTCCGTGGGGGGTGGCGGCGGAGTCATCGTAATCGTGGGGTCCGTCAGCTTGTCACTTCCTTCGCCGGCGTTGACCTGCTGGAACCTGACGAACGACGTCAGTTTGTAGGAATCGTCGCCCGGGTCCGTGAGGGCGGAGAGGAACGCCGCTTCCAAGACGGCTGCCGTGCCCCCACTCAGCTTGATCGATACTTTGTCGCTCGAGCCAGCGGGGAGTGCGCCGTTCGCATTCCCGCCCTGAAAGTTGGCGTTGTCCGCGACCCCAAAATCGACGCTGCCAAACGGCGGCAAGCTTGCATTGACCAGCAAGGTGTCGAAGTACGCCACCGTGTCGCCGTCGAGGTCGGTCATCAGGCTGTTGGCGACGAGCGACACACCGATCGGAAGATCGATCGCAAAGCCGGTGAGCATCGACGCCGTGGCGCCGCTGCCGAAAACGGGACTGCCCGTGGTGTTGCTGATCAACAGTTCGAGATCGACCTCACCCGGCAGCAGCGAGTCGATGAAGCTCATCACGACCTTCGCCGACGCGCCCGTCGCGGTCGGGTTCGAGGACGTACTGTCGGCGCCAAAATTGAGTTCGATGCTCGCCTCCGCCGGCGCGGTCGCGACGAGCGACAACGCTCCGACGAGAAGACCAACCCCGTAGAAGCGTCCCCGTGCGGCGCCACCGATTCGAATCAAGTGTTGAGCATTCATGGTTGCAAACGAATAGGGTGGAAAAGACCCTTGCCAATCGCCCCCGGCGATCGACCTCAGAGAATCAAGCGACGACACAAGACCGCAGAGAGGAGAAACCCGCCCCGAGTTAAGGAGCGTGCTAGCTGCCGCAGCTGATCTCATTAACCGGATCTGCGGGCCGTTTGCAAGGAAAATCCCATTTTATTCGGTCAATACTCACCTGAGCCGGCCATCGGCGCCAGGCTATCGACCTCGTAAGAGGGCCCAACGTCGGGGCAAAGAGTCGGCATTTCAACCTGCCAACGAGAACCTGCACGCAGCCCGGCACTACAGATAAGGCTGAGCCGGGGGCGGCAGCCCGTACTAGACCACGCCTTCCAGCTCTCCCTTCCAGCGAACGAAACCCTCGATCGCTTCGAACTCCGACAGGCCCAGCTTGTCGTAGAGTTGCGCGCAGCCGCGGTTGCGGTCTTCGGCGCGTTGCCAGAACTCGCGCGGGTCGCTCCCCGGGAACAGGGCCCGGTCCTTCTGTGACTGGTGCTTAAAGATTGCGTTCCGCTTCCGCATCACCTCTTGCGGGCTCAGCGGGACGGCCATCTCGATTTGGTGCGGCTCCCACTCGTGCCACGCGCCGCGGTACAGCCAGACGACGCAGTGCTGGTACCAGTCGCGGTCCTTGATGCGGTCGCACGCCGTGAGGATCGCGCGGAGGCAAGTGCGGTGCGTGCCGTGCGGGTCCGACAGGTCGCCGGCGCAGTAGATCTGGTGCGGCTTAATCCGCTCGAGAAAATCGATGACGAGTTGGATGTCGTCTTCGCCGAGCGGGTTCTTGCGCACGCGGCCCGTCTGGTAGAAGGGCATGTCCATGAACGTGCAGCGTTCTTCCGGCACGCCCGCGACACGCGCGCCGGCGCGGGCCTCGGCGCGGCGGATGAGGCCTTTGATGGTTTGAACCTCGGGGCTATCCACCTGGCCGGGCTGCTTGTGACGGAGGAAGGTCTCGACGTGCTCTTCGAGCTTCGCGGTCTGCTCGGGGTTGATGCCAAACTGCTTGTTGAACTCCGCCATGAACTCGGCGTAGCGGATCGCGTCGTCGTCGAACACAGCGACGTTGCCCGACGTCTGGTAGGCGATGTGGACCTCGTGGCCCTGATCGCAGAGGCGGATCAGCGTGCCGCCCATGCTGATGACGTCGTCGTCCGGGTGCGGCGAGAAGCAGATCACCCGCTTCGGGAAGATCTCGTCGTGCGGGCGGCGGCGGTCGCCGGGCTGTTGGCGCTCGAGCGGCTTGCCGCCGGGCCAGCCGGTGACGGTGGCCTGCAACTGGCGGAAGACTTGCAGGTTGATGTCGTAGGCGCGGCCCTTCTTGGCGAGCAGCTCTTGCAGGCCGTCCTCGTTGTAGTCCTCTTCGGTGAGCTTGAGGATCGGCTTGTTGAGCTTCCGTGCCAGCCAGATGACGGCCTTGCGGGTCCAGTAGTCGTTCCACTCGAAGACGCCGCCGGGGCCCGAGGAGAGCGGCCCCAGCAGCCACGGCGCTTGGTAGCGTGTTAGCCGGTCGGCAGCGGCTTCGTCGAGGACCGCCACCGCGTTGTCGTGCTCTTGCAGGAAGCTCGCCGCGACGATCGGCGTCACGGGACCTTCGATCGCCTCGGCGACGACCTTCGCCTTCCCTTCACCGAAGGCGAGCATGTAGACCTGCCGCGCTTCGAGGATCGTGCCAACGCCCATCGTGATCGCACGACGCGGCACGTAGTCCTCGCCAAAGAAGTCGCTCGCCGCGTCTTGGCGAGTCTTCTTGTCGAGCGTGATCATACGGGTGCGGCTCTCACGGCCGGAACCCGGCTCGTTGAAACCGATGTGGCCCGTGCGGCCGATGCCGAGGACCTGTATATCGACGCCGCCGAGATCCACGATCTTCTGCTCGTACGCCGCGCAGTGGGCGAGCACCTCTTCTTCGGGGAGCGTACCGTCGGGGATGTTGACGTTCGCTTGATCGATATCGATGTGGTCGAAGAGGTTCTCGTTCATGAACCGGACGTAGCTCTGCAGCTCGTTGGGCTGCATCGGGTAGTACTCGTCCAGGTTGAACGTGTGGACGCCGGCGAACGACAGGCCCTCTTCGCGGTGCAGCCGCACCAGCTCGGCGTAGACGGTCGTCGGCGTGCTGCCGGTCGCCAAGCCAAGGACGCAAGGCCGGCCCTCGGCGGCGCGCTCGCGGATCAGCTCGGCGATCTGGGCGGCGACGTACTCGCTGGCGCTCTTGGCGTGCTTGAACACGCAACAAGGGATCCGCTCGATCTGATTGCGGGGGTCGAGGTCCTTGAGGGTGGCGGGCTTCAAGGCGGCCATGGGCGTGCGCGAAAGTTTGGGTGGGGTGTGGCTAGAAACGTCAGTTTAACCGCAATCGCGGTCGGCGGTGCGGCGGATTGAGTAGTGAAGTCTCGAAAATGCGCAGAGACTGGGGTTTGGGGAGTCGATCGGTAGGGGGGAGCGGGTTGGTGGTTCCCTCCGGTCGCTGACGCTCCCGGCTCGCCATCGTTCTGCTGGCGAGCCGGGAGCGTCAGCGACCGGAGCGTGCCACGCCCGAACTCACCACCCCATTCAAACCCGTACCCGCTTCCCACTCTCCAAACTCTTCGCCTGCGCCTGGCAGAGCACAATCGCGTCGCGGGCCAACTCGGCGCTGAGCACCGCGGAGGGTTTGTCCTCCTTCACACACCGAACCACTTCGCGGAGCTCGGTCTCGAAGGCGTCCATCGGGTCGCCGCCGGCAAGCTTGGGCCGCTTCGCCTTGCCGTCGTGCGTCAGCACTGTCGGCGGGCAAAGGTAAGCCCCCTCGCCGCCGATCACCGCGAAGTCGAAGACCAGCGTCGCGCGCTCGAGATGAATCTCAAAGGCATGCTGGAACGACCGCCCCTGCTGATTAATCGTTCCGCTAGTAGCGAGCACCGTAGGCAGTGCTTTCCCTTCCTGCCCACTGCCCACTGCGGACTGCCCACTAAACTCAAACTGCGTATTCCAATACTCCGGCAGACCGTTCCGCATCCGGCCGCTGGTCGACACCGCCATCGGCTTGCCAAAGACCAAGCGGATGAAGTGCGCGTCGTGGACGTGGAGGTCGAGCATCGGGCCGCCGACACGGTCGGGGTCCCAGAACGTGGTGAGCCAAGCCGGGTCGGAGATGACGCGCTTGAACGATCCGCCAACAAGCGCGCCGTGCTTGCCGCTCTGGATCTCTTTCAGCGCCCAGGCGTATTCGGGGAAGTACGGCAGCACGTGGCCGATGTAGAGCTGCTTCTTCGCCTTAGCGGCGGCCTTCACCATCCGGTCGCAGTCGGCCGGCCGCATCGCCATCGGCTTCTCGCAGAAGACGTGCTTCCCCGCGGCGAGCGCCCGGCAAGCGATGTCGGCGTGCAGCGCCGGCGGCAGCGTGATGTCGATGACGTCGAGAGACGCGTCGGCGATCATCTCATCGACCGACTCGTACGTCGCGACGCCCGCCAGGTCCATCTTCGCCCCCGGCGGGCCGAAGTTCCCCTTGATCGACCGCCAATCGCCCCCGCGCTTCTTCGCGTCTGGATCGGCGATCGCGGCGACCTTCACGCCGCGCAGCTTCGCATAGGAGAGGTGGTGAACCATCCCCATAAACCCAAGGCCAGCGATGCCAACTCGAAGCATGTGCGAACTAACGGTGCGGTCTGACTGAGGAAGGGTTAATTCAGGAAAGGAGATAGGGGGATGGTTGGAGATGAGGGGGACGGTCGTTCGACCGCGGGAAATCTAGCCGCCAAAAAACTCTATCTAAGAAAAGGAATGGCTTTGTGGGTGCTAAAAAATCTTCCACACCAAAGGCGTCCCCCGCGGCGGCCACGATCCCCCTTATCTCCAATTATCCCCCTATCTCCCTTCCTTCGCGTCGCCTACTTATCGAGTGAGCGAAGCAGTTCCAGAGCGGCGCCGATCTCGGCTTTTTGGCGTTCGGGCTCTTGGGGGATCTCGCGCTCGATCGTTAGCGGGCCGTTGTAGCCGATCTTGTCGAGCAAGCCGATGAACGCGGCGAAGTTTACGTCGCCTTTGCCCAGAGCGGTCTCCTCGCCCCAGGTCTCGCCGGGGTCAGCGTTCCACTTGGCGTCCTTGCAGTGGACGCTGCGGACGTGCCTGCCGAGCTGCTCCAGCGCCGGCAGCGGCTCGCCACAGCCGTAGAGGATCATGTTGGCGGGGTCGAAGTTCACGCCGAGATTCTGGCGATCCACCGCTGCGAGGAACTCCAGCAGCACGCCAGCGGCCTCTTGCCCGGTCTCCAAGTGGACCGCTTGGCCGTGGGGCAAGCAGTGGTCGCAGATCGCGTGCGTCGCGGCGACCACGTCGGCGAACTCCTTGCTGGACGCGTCGTGCGGAACGAAGCCGACGTGCAGGCCCACGGGGATCGGGCCGCCCGTGTAGCTCGTCTCGGGCGACGAGAGGAGACGGGCGAAGTCGGCGATCTCTTTTAGCTCAGCCAGCCGCTCGGCGCGCGTCTCAGCCGGTGCTAGCCCGATGGTGCGCTGTGTCGTCGGGATGTCGGCGTAGGACTCACCATCAAAACCGGCGAAGACGACGGAGATCTTGATGCCCAGCTCTTGCAAGCGAGCGCGGAACGCCGCGGCGTTCGCCTCGGTCCGCGACGCCTTGTGCGGCGTGTGGAGGTGGACCGTGGGGACGCCGAGTTCGTGGGCGACATCCAGGTGCACGCCGAGGCCGGCGTCGATGCTGGCGAAAACTCCGAGGGGGCGAGGCATTGCGAAGGGGGAAGGCGGAAAGGGGAAGGCGGAAGTCAGCCCTTGCGGGATCAGCTTCTTGTGGGAGGGGTCTCCAGACCCCGATTACGCACACCATGCCGATTCGGAAGGGATACCGTAATCGGCGTCTGGAGACGCCTCCCACAAGCGACTTCGTCGCCCGCTAGGCTCCGATGGCTTAGCCCGGTGCTATGCCACTCGTGCCGCGATCCTTACACGCATGGCCGCCAAATGCCAGAGTCCGTCGCATCGGGCAGCGAGTCAGGCCGGCGCGTTCTCGGGCCCTGCGGTTGCCGACTCGTCGCCGCTCTGGCCGAGGGCGCCCTCACCTAGAGCCTTGTCGCGATCGACGCGGTCCCAGAACGCCACCGCGAACAGCACCATGATCGCCAGGGCCATGTAAGCAGGGATCAGCCAGAACTCCTTCCACTGCAGCATCGTCTGGTTCACCAGTTCGCCATCGAGGTTCTCCGGCAACGCCCGGCTGAACATCTTGCCGAAGCGTTCGAAGAAGCCGAGCGTCGACTCGGGGCGGGCTTCGGCGATCGCCGCGCTGAGGCTGTCGTGGCTGGGCATCTGGGTCTTGAACAGACGACCGGCGACCTCATAGCCGATAAACATGCCGACGCCCTGCGTGAAGAACACCAGCATGCTCTGCGCCTGACCGCGGACGCTCGCCGGCGCCTTCTGGTCGGTGTACATGAACCCCGTGACGAAGAAGAAGTCGTAGCAGATGCCGTGCAGCGCGACGCCTAAGAGCAGCATCCAAGTCGAGAGCTCGGACGCGCCGAAGGCGAACAGCACGTAACGGGCGAACCACGCCCCCATCCCGACGATGATCATCCACTTCACGCCCAAGCGGCGGAAGAAGAACGGGATCAGCAGCATGAAGACGATCTCGCTCATCTGCCCTAGCGACATCGTCGCCGCGGGCTCTTCAAAACCGGTCTGCGACAACAGGCCCGACGCGTACTGGTAGTAGTAAGCCAGCGGGATACAGATCAGCGTTGAGCAGAGGATAAACACCGCGAACGGCACGCTCTTCATCAACCCGAAAGCGTCGCGCATCAACAGGCTGCCGATGTCGAGCGGCTTGCCCTTCGCCGGCGGCGGCGTGTGCGGGAGCGTGAAGCTGTAGAACCCAAACACGGCCGACGCCGCCGCGCCGAGGTAGAGGATCTTGGTGCTCGCCGACCACCCGAGGCCGCCCACCACCAAGCCCGCGACGATCCAGCCGATCGTGCCCCAGACACGGATCGCCGGGAACTTGTTCTGGTCGTCGATGTTCGCGAACGCGATCGAGTTGCCCAGGCCGAGCGTCGGCATGTAGCAGAGCATGTGGCCGATGAAGAGCCACACCGCCAGCGAGCCGTTGCCCGCCTCCACCGCCCCGGCGGCGCCGTACATCAGGCCGGCGCCGATCAGCATCAGCACACCCTGCACCATCTGTGAAGGGAACAAGCGGTCGGCGATCAGCCCTAAGAACAGCGGCGCGATGATCGCGGCGATCGGCGCGCTCTGATACGCCCGCGGCGTGAAGTCGCCCAGCCCGGCGCTCCCCATGCAGAGGAACAGCGTCACGAACCAAGCCCCCCAAGTGAAGAACTGGAGGAACATCATCACCGACAACCGGGTCGTTACCATGCGTAGCTGCTCGCTCGGGATTTTTGCATTGGGAGAGGAGAGGCGTCACTATCGCTACGGCGCGTGAGCCGTCGGCGCTAGCCGCGGGTTTGCGATGGTAACGACCCCGCCCCCTCGGAGGCTAGCAGGGCTTGTGAAAAAAGCCCGCTTTGCATGGCGAAACGGCGAGCCGGCGACGTTAGTCGTCGGTGGATAGCGGGTACATGGATTCCACCGACGACTAACGTCGCCGGCTCGCCAATCAATCTCGCCACACGCCGTTAGCTGGGCAGCTTCCCCCAGGGTTGTCGCCGCCAGCGTGTCACCGCCAACAGCCCAATCACTACCGCCAGCGGCGCCAAGAAGGCCACGAGCGACCCGCGGCCCGGCGGTTGGCCGATCACCGCGGCCGAGTACGCCAGCCACGCCGTGTAGGCGACGTAGAAGAGCAGCATCAGCGCCCCTTCGAGCCGCGTCACACTCATCCCCGAAAAGAAGATCGGGTAGCAGCAAATCGACACCGCGACCATCAGCGGGATGTCGAACGCCAGCGAGTCGGCGCTCACCGCGACGCCCGCCGGGGCGACCGTCGCCCCCATTCCAAGCACCGCCACGACGTTGAGGATGTTGCTGCCGATGACGTTACCGACCGCCAGGTCACGCTTGCCACGCATCGCGGCGACGACCGACACGACGAGCTCGGGAAGCGAAGTGCCGATCGCCACGATCGTCAGGCCGATCACCAGCTCGCTGACACCAAACCGTTTGGCGAGCTCGACGCAGCCATTCACCGTGTAGTCGGCGCCGTAGACGAGCAGCGCCAGGCCGGCGAGCCCGATGATGGTGTTGACGACGAACGTTTTCGGCGTGGCGGGCACGTCGTGCGGCGCCACGTCTTCGAGTTCGCGCTCGAGCTTGCGAGTCTCGCGCCGGGCCTCGCGCATCGTCCAGCCGAGGTACATCACCATCGCCACCACCAGCGCGATCCCCTCGCCGCGCGAGACCGAGCCGTCTGACCCCAGGGCGAACAACGCGATCGCCGCGCCGATCATCACCGGGATATCGAGCCGGAAGAGCTGCGAGCTAACCGTCAGCGGCGCGACGGTCGCGGCGAGCCCGAGGATCAGCAGCAGGTTCGCCAAGTTGCTGCCGACGATGTTCCCCACCGCCAGGTCCGCCTCGCCGGCGTAGCAAGACTTCACCGTAACCGCGAGCTCCGGCGCGCTTGTCCCTAGCGCCACTACGGTCAGCCCAATCACCAGCGCCGGCACCTTCAGCGCCGCCGCCAGATTCGAAGCCCCGCGCACGAGCAACTCACCACCAACAATCAACCCGACAAACCCGCCGAGGATGAAGAGCGCGATCGTGAAGAGGTCCATTTAAGTTGCTTCTTTGAAAAAAAAGAATGGGACGCGGATGAACGCGGATGACGGGGATTTCCGCGGATCAGAATCGAAAGAATATCCGCGTCAATCCTTTCAATCCCAGTAAATCCGCGTCCCATTCGTCAGCCCATCAAACCGCGTTGCGGCGGATGTTGGCGGGGGGGCCGCCGCCGGCTTGGGCGCTGTTCACGGCGGCGACGAACGCCTTGGTGCTCGCTTCCACGGTGTCGGTCGAGACACCGCGGCCGCGGTAGAGGCGGCCGTCGCTGATCGCCTCGATGTTGGCCTCGCCCTGCGCGTCCTTGCCCTTGGAGACGCTGTTAACGCGATAGTCGGTCACTTCGAGCTGGATGCCGGCGACCTTCTCGACCGCGCGGAACAGCGCGTCGAGCGGGCCGTCGCCGCCGAAGAACGTCTCGGTCGTTTCTTCGCCCTTCTCTTTGGGCCCACGACGGAGCGTCACGGTAGCCGAGGCCGGTTCGTCGGTGTGCGTCTTCACGTCGTACGAGACGAGCGACCAGTCGCGCTCGCTCGGCGGTCGCTTGTCCACCAGCGCGATGAGGTCGGAGTCGTAGACCTCCTTCTTCTTGTCGGCGAGCCGCTTGAACGCCTCGAAGACTATGTCGAGCTTGTCGCCTTCGACCGGGTAGCCCAATGCCTTCAGGCGATCCGACAAAGCCGCCCTACCAGAATGCTTGCCGAGCACGAGGTCGGTCTTGGTGAAGCCGACGTCCTCGGGCCGCATAATCTCGTAGGTCGTCGGTTCCTTGAGCATGCCGTCTTGGTGGATGCCCGACTCGTGGGCGAACGCGTTGCGGCCGACGATCGCCTTGTTACGCTGCACCTCCATGCCGGTGATGCTCGAGAGCAAGCGGCTGGTGGGAACGAGGCGCGTCGTGTCGATGCGGGTGTCGGCCTGGTAGTAGTCGTTGCGAGTGCGGAGCGCCATGACGATCTCTTCGAGCGAGCAGTTGCCGGCTCGCTCGCCGATGCCGTTGATGGTGCACTCGATCTGCCCAGCGCCCGCCTCGATGCCGGCAAGGCTGTTGGCGACCGCCATCCCCAGGTCGTCGTGGCAGTGCATGCTGATGACGGCCTTGTCGATGTTCGGCACCCGATCGACGAGCGTCTTGATGTGGTTGAACATGTGCGTCGGCGTGGCGTAGCCCACGGTGTCTGGAATATTGACGGTGGTGGCGCCCGCGTTGATGGCGGCCTCCACCACTTCACAGAGGAAATCCAGCTCGGTCCGCGCCGCGTCCTCGGGCGAGAACTCGATGTTGTCGCACAGGTTACGGGCCCGCTTCACGCCCTCGACGGCGCGGCGGACGATCTCGGCCTTGTCCATCCGCAGCTTGAACTCGCGGTGGATCGCACTGGTGGCGAGGAAGACGTGGATCCGCGGGTGCTCGGCGCCGCGGACCGCCTCTCCCGCGCGGTCGATGTCCTTGTCGTTGCAGCGGGCGAGGCCGCAGACCTGCACCCCCTTCACGGTCTCGGCGATCGACTTGACGCTCTCGAAGTCGCCTGGCGACGCGATCGGGAAGCCCGCCTCGATCACGTCGACGCGCAGGTCCGCGAGCGCCTGGGCCATCTCGAGCTTCTCAGCCAGGTTCATGCTGCAGCCGGGCGATTGCTCGCCGTCGCGGAGCGTGGTGTCGAAGATCGTGATTGGGCGTGACATAGTCTTAAGTGCTTGGCGCCTGCGAAAAGGGTTCAAAGAAATGGTAAGGATACGAAAAAACCCCGCGGCCGCAGGGGCCCCGGGGTCTGGCGTTTTCAGTAGTGCAGCTCGGACTGCGCGCCGTCCCTAGGACCCCGTTGGGGCTAGTAGGAGGAGCGGCAGTAGGAGGCTGGCAGTCGACATGATTGGTGCTCGGCTTCGAGTATAGCCCCCAGACCCCCGCTAGGGCGACCGGGTTCGCCGAAAAAAGCCGGGCCGATGGCAATCCAAGAGCGAGCCGGGGCGTCCCCGACCCCGGCTGAATCAACTACACGCTTCCCCACAACGAGCGAAGGCGAGCCGGGAGCGTCAGCGACCGGAGGAGACTACGCGCCCACTCCACTCCGGGCGCTAACCAGGATTATGCAAGGGCTAGCAGTTCAAAGTCGGGTGTATTGAAGAAGCGTTAGCGCGATAGGTCCCCCTCCTTCTTCAGAGGGAGGCCGCTTTCTCTGGTAAACGGGGGGAGGGTGCTGAAGCGGGTACCAGGGTTCCACCCCCTCCCCCCGTTTCGTGGATAAAGCGGCCTCCCCCGAAAGCGGTGGAGGGGAAAAAACGCGCCAACGCTTCATGGACGTAACCACCTAAACCCACTTCACACCGCTAGCCTTTGCATAATCCTGTGACTCTCCCGGCTCGCTGGCAAATCGAACGAAAGAGTTACCCGCCGCACCCTCCGCATCCTCCGCAGCCACCACCTCCGCAACCACTGTCGCCGCCCCCGCTGTCACTCCCGCATCCACTGCCGAAAAAAAGGCCCGTTCCACCGCAGCCGGAGTCACCACCGCGATGCCGTTTGCGATTGCCAGGCTTTCGACGACTCGCCACGGCAATATTGTAAACGATGGATAAAACGATAGACGCACCGATCACCCACAAGAGCCAATGGGTCTGACCGAACAGTATCGGAGGCACGGCAGCGATGCCGCAGAAGACGACGCCTGCACTGGACGACGATCGACACCAAGGCTTCGGCACGAGCCACATCCGCTGCCGGTTCACCCGTACAAAATCCTTCGCCTCGCCGAATCGCACCACGCTCGGAGGCCAGACATCGGCGGGCGGCTCTTCGCTGAACACGTCGCGATAACTTGCGAGCGTTTCTTCGTACTGATCTTCAAAGCGCTGGCCCTCCGAGGCGCCCCCTTTCGTTGGGCCGTGATGCAATGGCCGGCCGAGGACTTCGCCACACAACTCACCCCAGTAGCTGCGGGTGTACGTAAGGTGGAGGTGCCACGCTTGATCGACCTCGTCGGAGGGCGTCACCTCGTGACCGGCGGTCATCGCTAGGAAGACGAACCGTTTGTATTCCTCGACGACACGGGCGGCATAGGGAACATCCCAACCGTTCTCCCTCGCCAATCGGCGGGTGAAGGTGAGCGACGCCGCCGGGTCGTCGAACTCGAAAGTCTCGAGCCTGCGCCACAGTTCGCGGTCGGTTGTTCTCATCACGCCCCCTTCTAGGGTGAGGAACGTCGAGTAGGAGGGCGGCGCCAAACTTCATCTTGCCCAGCGCCCCGCAGTTGTGGTTAAGCTTACCCGAAATCCCTCGCCACGCCGCTAGCACGATGGACGACCCCGGCAGCCATCTCGACCTCTCCAGCGACGCCACGCCCACCAAGGGGCCGGGCCAGGACCGCCGTGGTCGCTTCTTGGGAGTTACCTTCGAGTGCTGCGGCATCTACGCCCGGATCTACCAGAACCGGGCCGGAGACGCGTACGAGGGCCGCTGTCCCCGTTGCATGGGGAGGATCCGGATCGGCATTGGGCCGGACGGCGGCAATACGCGGTTCTTCGTGGCGCGTTAGGTCTGGCGCCGCTAAGCCGCAAGCGGCGTGTCCTGAACCGTCAGCCGCTTGCGGCTTAGCGGCGCCATCACCGGCTCCCTCCGCGCGCTCTTGCGTCGCCAGCACGGTTTTTCCTACGGTCCGCGGCCCGAACTCCGCGCCCCCCTGGAACCCCATGGCGATCGACTATCAAGTCCGCCGCTGTACGCGCCGCTGCGCCGCCGCCGACCGTGAGCTGACGGCTGGGGAGTCGTTCGTGTCGGTGCTGGTAGACGAGGGCGCCGAAGTAGTGCGCCGCGATTACTCGGCGGTCGCTTGGAACGGTCCGCCCGAGGGGACGATCGCTTGGTGGCGATCGACGATGCCCGGCAATGGCGAAGCGAAGCCCGCGCCGCGCGAAGCGTTACTCGCCCTGCTCGACGAGTGGGCCGACAAGCCCGAAGAGGCGCCCGCGCGCTATCTGCTTGCGCTGCTGCTCGTGCGTCGCCGGGTGCTACGGCTGCAAGGCGAGGGCTTCCTCGATGGCCTGCACGGCAAAGAAACCAAGCAAGGCGACGTCGAAACGCTCACGCTCGTGTGCCGCGAGCGCGACGATCCGATCGAGATCGCCATCACGCCGCCTAGCGCCGAAGAGGCGCCGCGGCTGCAAGAGCGCCTGAGCGAACTACTCGGCGCCGCTTGACCCCCAATCGACCTAACATGCGAACCGACCAATCACTGCTCGCTCGACTCGTCGCGACTTGCGCTGCGCTGGTCGTGATCGTGTCGTCGATGGGCGCGAGCTGCTCGCCGCGGTTGGGATCGCCATTCGGTATCTCCGGCCCGCCGGCGCCGGTGGTGCTCTCGCCTACCTCGAGCGCCGCGGAGGTCGTCGCCGCGATCAACGCCAACGCTTCGCGGATCCAAACCTACCAAGCGCCGTCGGCGTCGATCTCGATGCCCCAGTCGGCCGGCCTGCCGCTGGTGTCGGCGAGCATCGCGGTGGA from Botrimarina mediterranea encodes:
- the nagB gene encoding glucosamine-6-phosphate deaminase, whose amino-acid sequence is MAALKPATLKDLDPRNQIERIPCCVFKHAKSASEYVAAQIAELIRERAAEGRPCVLGLATGSTPTTVYAELVRLHREEGLSFAGVHTFNLDEYYPMQPNELQSYVRFMNENLFDHIDIDQANVNIPDGTLPEEEVLAHCAAYEQKIVDLGGVDIQVLGIGRTGHIGFNEPGSGRESRTRMITLDKKTRQDAASDFFGEDYVPRRAITMGVGTILEARQVYMLAFGEGKAKVVAEAIEGPVTPIVAASFLQEHDNAVAVLDEAAADRLTRYQAPWLLGPLSSGPGGVFEWNDYWTRKAVIWLARKLNKPILKLTEEDYNEDGLQELLAKKGRAYDINLQVFRQLQATVTGWPGGKPLERQQPGDRRRPHDEIFPKRVICFSPHPDDDVISMGGTLIRLCDQGHEVHIAYQTSGNVAVFDDDAIRYAEFMAEFNKQFGINPEQTAKLEEHVETFLRHKQPGQVDSPEVQTIKGLIRRAEARAGARVAGVPEERCTFMDMPFYQTGRVRKNPLGEDDIQLVIDFLERIKPHQIYCAGDLSDPHGTHRTCLRAILTACDRIKDRDWYQHCVVWLYRGAWHEWEPHQIEMAVPLSPQEVMRKRNAIFKHQSQKDRALFPGSDPREFWQRAEDRNRGCAQLYDKLGLSEFEAIEGFVRWKGELEGVV
- a CDS encoding Gfo/Idh/MocA family protein; the protein is MLRVGIAGLGFMGMVHHLSYAKLRGVKVAAIADPDAKKRGGDWRSIKGNFGPPGAKMDLAGVATYESVDEMIADASLDVIDITLPPALHADIACRALAAGKHVFCEKPMAMRPADCDRMVKAAAKAKKQLYIGHVLPYFPEYAWALKEIQSGKHGALVGGSFKRVISDPAWLTTFWDPDRVGGPMLDLHVHDAHFIRLVFGKPMAVSTSGRMRNGLPEYWNTQFEFSGQSAVGSGQEGKALPTVLATSGTINQQGRSFQHAFEIHLERATLVFDFAVIGGEGAYLCPPTVLTHDGKAKRPKLAGGDPMDAFETELREVVRCVKEDKPSAVLSAELARDAIVLCQAQAKSLESGKRVRV
- a CDS encoding sugar phosphate isomerase/epimerase family protein, which translates into the protein MPRPLGVFASIDAGLGVHLDVAHELGVPTVHLHTPHKASRTEANAAAFRARLQELGIKISVVFAGFDGESYADIPTTQRTIGLAPAETRAERLAELKEIADFARLLSSPETSYTGGPIPVGLHVGFVPHDASSKEFADVVAATHAICDHCLPHGQAVHLETGQEAAGVLLEFLAAVDRQNLGVNFDPANMILYGCGEPLPALEQLGRHVRSVHCKDAKWNADPGETWGEETALGKGDVNFAAFIGLLDKIGYNGPLTIEREIPQEPERQKAEIGAALELLRSLDK
- a CDS encoding MFS transporter, with translation MVTTRLSVMMFLQFFTWGAWFVTLFLCMGSAGLGDFTPRAYQSAPIAAIIAPLFLGLIADRLFPSQMVQGVLMLIGAGLMYGAAGAVEAGNGSLAVWLFIGHMLCYMPTLGLGNSIAFANIDDQNKFPAIRVWGTIGWIVAGLVVGGLGWSASTKILYLGAAASAVFGFYSFTLPHTPPPAKGKPLDIGSLLMRDAFGLMKSVPFAVFILCSTLICIPLAYYYQYASGLLSQTGFEEPAATMSLGQMSEIVFMLLIPFFFRRLGVKWMIIVGMGAWFARYVLFAFGASELSTWMLLLGVALHGICYDFFFVTGFMYTDQKAPASVRGQAQSMLVFFTQGVGMFIGYEVAGRLFKTQMPSHDSLSAAIAEARPESTLGFFERFGKMFSRALPENLDGELVNQTMLQWKEFWLIPAYMALAIMVLFAVAFWDRVDRDKALGEGALGQSGDESATAGPENAPA
- a CDS encoding calcium/sodium antiporter, with the protein product MDLFTIALFILGGFVGLIVGGELLVRGASNLAAALKVPALVIGLTVVALGTSAPELAVTVKSCYAGEADLAVGNIVGSNLANLLLILGLAATVAPLTVSSQLFRLDIPVMIGAAIALFALGSDGSVSRGEGIALVVAMVMYLGWTMREARRETRKLERELEDVAPHDVPATPKTFVVNTIIGLAGLALLVYGADYTVNGCVELAKRFGVSELVIGLTIVAIGTSLPELVVSVVAAMRGKRDLAVGNVIGSNILNVVAVLGMGATVAPAGVAVSADSLAFDIPLMVAVSICCYPIFFSGMSVTRLEGALMLLFYVAYTAWLAYSAAVIGQPPGRGSLVAFLAPLAVVIGLLAVTRWRRQPWGKLPS